The DNA region CAGATCAGACGCTGCTGAGGTGCACCGGACGATACAGAACAAGTTGATATAGGCCTCTATTGTACACAcaccgatacacacacacacacagacacacagacacacacagacgcacacgtTTCAAACCCCCTGAACCTCCCTCCAGCTGTAGACACATTGACATGCAGTTCATAACAGAACTGTTCCTTATGTAAAACAAAAGATTTGAACAGaatgttttggaaaaagaggCAAAGCTCTTGAATACACGAGacttgggtgggggggggggctgggggttAGACTCTTTGACCCTGGGCAGATGTGGCTCAGGAGGGagagcgggtcatccactaaccagaaggtcagcagATTGAATCCCTGTCTCCTCTATTCACCGTCCCCAAAACCGAAAAATCATGAAAAGCAGATTCTGAAGTAACACAATTTAATCAAGTAGCGACAAAATGTTGTGGTCCACCTCGGGTCATGCCCCAGCCCTCCATAaactttcatggaaatctgttcacgCCAGGAagtcacatccacacacacacacacacacacacacacacacacacacacacacacacagttgcatgtgtgtgaccaTCGCATGCAAACTGCCGCTTGATTAATATCTGATCAAACACACCACACAGTGATAACAGGGTggataaagaaaacacaggtgATGTTCACTGAGAACCTGggtcagtgtgttgtgtttttgtgttaactCCAGTCAGACGGGTCGCAAGTTTCTGGATTCAGGatgaaacatgtttgtgtttacatgaatCTGAGTTGTTGCTTTAACAACAGCAATAAATGTAGTTACAGTTAAAggcagaagagaaaccagagcCTGCATCAGTTTGTCCTCTTCACTCTCctaatttgtgtttctttgtcttgacttgtgtttttgcttttcctCCGTCTTCTCCCTGTGTCCTGAAGGAAAGCTGGAAAATATAAGTGTGATACTTTCGGTACTTTCATCAGAATTGTTCCATTTTGACTTTATGATCCTAACGTGAGAGGATTTCATTCACTGCTTCACATGTCAATATGAGTAATTTGATTTCTTCATATTAATGACAAACAGAACCACGTTTATACACAAACGCAAAtcgaaatgaaacaaaaacaaaccctgaGCTTGATGCAGCAGTTAAATCACGATCCCACAACATTTCAGAGGAGTGAAGTTTCCCTAAAAggctaaaaacaaaaagtttgtTCTTGGCTCTGCTCAGATTCCTGCAGCGATCATCAACATCACGTTCTTGTTTGGATGTGGAATTCTGACAATGCAAACAAAACGTTTCAACCAGCTCCTACTAACATGTTGAAttctgtggaaacacaaacaagcctTTTGGGgcgaagaaggagaaaaagatgATTTCTAACTCGGGTCAATCAGACCAGGGAGCAGTGAgacgtgtgtgttcatgtggtgATGTGTGTGAAAACAGATCTCAGCTCGGTTCACGTTATCAACGCCGGTGTTTCCCCAACAAAGAGCGATTAGACAAGGTCACCGGAGGGATTACCTCATTAGccctcacgtgtgtgtgtgtgtgtgtgtgtgtgtgtgtgtgtgtgtgtgtgtgtgtgtgtgtgtatgtgtgtgtgtcgcctcAACCCAAAGTCACTGTTCCACACCAGCGGCTGTCACATTATCACAAACTGAAGCTGTTTCCGTCACAGATCTTTATTTATCGTGCGCGGACAGACGACTCTGTGGCTCCTCCCCCTTCCAGTGGTAACCAGGAAGTGAAACTCCGACTCAACGTGCTCGCCCTTTTCTTTAAATAGGAAACACCATGCTCGATAACCAAGAGTTTGACACGAGACacaattcaaatataaatatgaatatttcaacCTGTGTATTTACGAACAACACATATAAAGAAGTTTTATTTACGAGCCAATCCCCAAATGATGAACTTTTAGAGCTGATGggtcgaaggtcaaaggtcaagttcaagAAGAACAGGGTTAGAACAAccacattttaaacatattcactgaaaataatagaaatacaATATAAAGCTTTTATCGATAAAGTTAGTTTTGATTTGAATCATGACGTCAATATGGAGAGAGAAGTAAATCTATCTAACCATTAAGATTAGAGTGTTATTTAGACCAGCCAATCACTAACCAGCctgcttttctttattctcaTTTCACCTTCAGTGTCTTTCTCACAAAAACGTTCCCTCTGAAATGTGTAAAACCCGTCACAACTATTCCTGAAATGTAGAAAAGGAATGAGAAgaagctgaaacacacataaaccACAGTTTGAGCAAAGAGATTGAAAACATGTGTCGAGCTGCAAGACGTATAAACAGAGGATCAGGGTGGAAGGTGAGAAGTTGAGAAGAGTGAACGagtgtattctctctctctctctctctctctctctctctctctctctctctctctctctctctctctctctctgtgtactcGGGACATGCTTAGCGTACGTCCTGGACTTTGTGTCAGCGTGTCTCTTTGTTATCGGTCCAGATGTGTCACAGTTTCTGCTTGTCACTCAGATAAATTAGCTCCACAGCTGATGAACTGGGCTGCCTGTGTTTACTCTTTATTagatttttatactttttagaTCCTtggtttcatattttatttttgcactgTTTTTAAATACACTAACATCGTCTTCGTCTTTATCTAATGCACAACTTGGTATAGTTTcagttatttatctttaaaacttggttatttgtttctttcattcAACTTAGgcttaaaatattaattttgtcaATATCTCCAATAGCACAAACTCATTTTggctttttattattcttatgctCTGTTTTATTTGCTACTGATTGCCTGAATGACCCAATGaggtatctgtctgtgtgtctgtgtgtctgtctgtcagtcctGACACAAGAAGCTATGAGAAAGAGCATGAAACACTAAGTTCAGTGGCTGCATTATGAGCCAAGTAGGACAATGGTCAAGATTTTGAAATCTCCCAGAATCTGCCTTCTTCTCTGTGGTAATCCAtttagtgtgttttgtgtcactctgctgaaacacaaacacagagacagggagggaaacaCAACTTCCTCAGTGTGGCCATCAAGGAATCACCAGATAAGACACGTGGtgcttgttgttttgattgatttgtaATTTTACAGAATCCTAAATGATGAgcgtctgtgtctctgtctcctgcagatgTTTGGACGCTCGGAGCAGATGGACGACCTGTCTCCTGCCAagtgctgcagctctgtggagtCATTCCTGTGTTTGAGTACGAGCATCCCTCAGGAGTTTAGTGTGTCACTGGGACCTTGAGtcgcagctacacacacacacacacacacacagacacacactggtgttcGGCCGCTCCCCAGCTCCCCAGCCCTGCCAGACCTCTTATCTCTAAAAGATTGATGAGGTCCCGTCCAGGCGCCCGAGGCCTGGCACAGCGTTGATAAGGCAGCTTTCCTTTCAGCAcattatacccccccccccccccccttcctttctcctcctcttctccatcacaCGGAGGGAAGCGTTCGGGTCGAGAGGGACGGCCCCCTCAGAAGACATGAGATGCCCCGGAGCTGAcagctctgtctcctcctgtcactCCATCGTGGTCGGCGAGCAGGACGCCAGAGACGGCATGTCCCTGTCCAACTGCTGGAGCTGGAATAGAGTGAAACTGCAGAGAGACGCTCAGAGCTGAGAGCACGTCAcgcacacctgcacacacacacacacataaacacacccacTGTTCCACACAGGACAATGTGCAACATCTCGTTCTGTGAGGTGGACAGTAAGGTGGACCAGTTCTTCCAGCCCACGCTCTACATCATAGTCATCGTCCTGGGGCTGCCCACTAACTGCATGGCTCTGTGGGCGGCCTACATGCAggtgaggaggacacacacacacacacacacacacacacacacacacacacacacacacacactcctccagtctgcatccCAGAGTGTCAggggacaagatggagaatgaATGATCTCAAaactacatttagaaacgtctgAATGTGACCAAAAAGCTTATATAGATtgaaaattcaattaaaaataactttatttaagcaTATATGGTGGAATAATGTCGTCCCATAACCTCACTGGTATCCATCCGCCCCTCCCATTCCTTGtcattgctgttgttgttctgtaaacagctctgatttgtttgtgcagctgctCATTGGACAAACTTGTCATTTTCAGTCAGTTACTTATGAAAGGAAAGTCGTATAATGACTCATGCATCACATTACAGATTTGTGAACTTTTCGATTTCCCATCGTCCGAAGTTACGAGTCCATGATTCTTCTGGAGGATCTTTTCCCATGAAGCCCCGATCACTGTTTCCCACCGAGCGTCAGTTTGCTTTGGCAGCAAACTTTGACTTTTCATTCAAACAACTTCACTAACTCGTATTTTTTCAATACGTCATTTCAACATTAGATTATTGTTTAGTTTCCGTCTGTGCGTCAATATCATTTTTATATCAACTTTCAACAACcgttcaaacaaaaacacgagTGAGGACGTTCAGAGCGGCCGAGGGGAACTGGATCACAGGTGCATTCTGGTTGTTGTAGTAACAGAAAACCCTCCAGTGCTTATCACACTGATCCGATTCCTGAGAAACCACCTGAGCTGAATCCAGAGCATGGACAGAATTGGCGTGCTGTTTATTTATCAGGGCAGTTCTGCCTAAATATTAACATTGTTACATCAATACATTATGAGAAACTGAGCCGTGTCCGTGAGGCTGAAGAGTTTACTGCTGACAAATCATCAGAAAAGATGGAACTGATTCCTCCACAGTATCAGCCCATTTATTTACAAGTCCTCATTGTGGTCATAAGTCCTTATcttacacgtgtgtgtttttaaagcaatATCGTCGTCAGTGTGAGATATTAAAGAACAATTCAAAGCTATTTAGTTATTATTTACTTGCGATGACGACTTTATAGAACTTAAACTTCCTGACAACTTCTTCAAGAGGTGAGAGGTTTTCAAAATGTGACCAATCAAAGGAGCAATCGtctttaaataattgaataagTGTAGATTTAAGATGTAagttatacttttactttttggtttggtccatttcccatctgctaacatggagaaggaggggtttatgatctatactgcagccagccaccagggggcgatcaatgtcgtccatctttaattacAGTCTATGTTTTTCACAGtcagattaaagtcttcaaaaCACTGTCTGcccatattattattattgttattattattaaccagTGATAGATTTTAAGAGTCctgaacaaatgaaaacacgctctcccatccctccttcttctcttttccttcttccccctctcctccgtcCAGGTGCGCCAGCGTAACGAGCTGGGCATCTACCTGATCAACCTGTCGGTGGCCGACCTCCTGTACATCACCACGCTGCCGCTGTGGATCGACTACTTCCTGCAGCACGACGACTGGATCCACGGCCAGGAGAGCTGCAAGCTGTTCGGCTTCATCTTCTACACCAACATCTACGTCAGCATCGCCTTCCTCTGCTGCATCTCGCTGGACCGGTACCTGGCGGTGGCGTACCCCATGCGCTTCGCCAAGGTCCGACGAATCAAAACAGGTACAGGTCGGCTGGAGATTGATTGACGCCTTCAAAATAAACCCACACTATGTAGAAACAGTGAAACCAGTGTGATGTGATCATTTCTCATACTTCTAGTTGAAAGCACTAAAGTCAATTCAGGGTTTCCTGAGATGATGAAATGTTCGGATCCCCGTTGAAAACCAGAGCAAATATCTCAAGGGGTTAATCCCATGACActaattttcaaaataaaacgttcATCTGTAGAAAAAAGGGGATTTTCCAATCATGCAGGAGTCAGTGGTTTCAAATCAGACCTTCATGGTTTCACATGattaaaatatttcaatttgAGGATTATGTCCCAGAACGGTGCGGCTGCCAAGCCCGGGGGGGCGAGTGGGGGTGCATCTCAACATCTGCTAAATCTGACGCAACAGGAAATTCACTTTGTGCAGAGATAAGATCACTTAGATGTCAGAagatgttttaataaataaaatgaaacgaGCTTCTCTGCTCATGTCATTACTTTTAATAAGATCCAATGACTTGTGCCCTTCAGACTGTTTTAGAAGCCGCAGAGGAACTTTTCTAGAAAGACACATTCATCCAACTGCTGAAGCATCTTATTTGAAACTTCATATTGAGGACAGTGAGGTTTAACTTCATAAAGAACAGtgtgttcattgtttctgaGGATGATAAATGCAACTACTCATGTGTCTGTGAAACCAGTTTTTCCTTCTGTACAGTTTTCACACAGACTAAAAGGAATCTGAGTTTCCATTAAGTCTaatgctcctctctcctcttcttcacgtcCTGCAGCCGTCCTGGTCAGCGCCATGGTGTGGATCATCGAGATCGTGGCCAACTCGGCTCCTCTCTTCCACGACGAGCTCTTCCAGGATCGCTTCAACCACACCTTCTGCTTTGAGAAGTATCCCATGCAGGACTGGGTGGCCGGGATGAACCTGTACAGGACGTTTCTGGGCTTCCTGGCGCCCTGGACGGCCATGCTGGTGGCCTACAGAGGGATCCTCGCCGCCGTGCGCTGCAACGTCTCAACGGAGCGCGAGGAGAAGGCAAAGATCCAGCGCTTGGCTCTGAGTCTGATCCTGATTGTGTTGCTCTGCTTCGGACCGtaccacatcctcctcctggtGCGGAGCGTCATGTTCCTGAACAAGCCGTGTGACTGCAGCTCGGAGGAGAGCCTGTTCGCGGCGTACCACGTGTCGCTAGCGCTGACCAGCTTGAACTGTGTCGCGGACCCCATTTTGTACTGTTTCGTCAACGAGGGCGCTCGGCACGACGTGGGCCGAGCCCTGTCAGCGATGATCTCTGTGGCCTGCCACAGGGGCTCCTGCTCCTCGCCATCACACGGCGACATGCTGAACGCCGGCTCGGTCACGGTGGAAACGCCCCTAGCGGCGAAGAAGCAGCCGTGCGTGTACGCTGACGGCGGCAAGACGAGCAGCTACAAGACGGAGCTGGTGGCTCTGAAGGAGGAGTGTCTACAGATGACCATCCTCAGTGTCAGGAAGTGACTCGCACCCGCAACAGGAAGTAGCGGGTTCAAGCTGCGCAGGTCAGGGGGGGGAGGAACATCCCAACACGTCTGGTTTCTTCTGGTCTGACCGGGTGCAGTCAGACACACTCGGGGCTGAAGATCCTTAGAGTCAACGTTTCCACTCAGTGGCGCTGATGAAGTAAACAGGACGCACAGTCTGGAGCCGGGTCGCAGCCCCGGCAAAATGCTTATGGCAATTATGAGAGGAGTTCATGAGCAGAGCCTCAGTGCTGGATGAAGAATACATACCAGAAAACTATGAGATTATGAGATCTGCTTTGTAATTGTAATATTTATGAATAGAGGAGAAGGAATGTGAAGTTTGGCCTGAAGGTGGAGCCTGAAGACCTGAAGGTTGATCTCTGAGTGACAGCTCGTCAGGGTCGGTTCCATGTCGCTGCTTTGG from Platichthys flesus chromosome 4, fPlaFle2.1, whole genome shotgun sequence includes:
- the gpr4 gene encoding G-protein coupled receptor 4 translates to MCNISFCEVDSKVDQFFQPTLYIIVIVLGLPTNCMALWAAYMQVRQRNELGIYLINLSVADLLYITTLPLWIDYFLQHDDWIHGQESCKLFGFIFYTNIYVSIAFLCCISLDRYLAVAYPMRFAKVRRIKTAVLVSAMVWIIEIVANSAPLFHDELFQDRFNHTFCFEKYPMQDWVAGMNLYRTFLGFLAPWTAMLVAYRGILAAVRCNVSTEREEKAKIQRLALSLILIVLLCFGPYHILLLVRSVMFLNKPCDCSSEESLFAAYHVSLALTSLNCVADPILYCFVNEGARHDVGRALSAMISVACHRGSCSSPSHGDMLNAGSVTVETPLAAKKQPCVYADGGKTSSYKTELVALKEECLQMTILSVRK